In Nostoc sp. UHCC 0926, a single genomic region encodes these proteins:
- a CDS encoding glycosyltransferase family 4 protein, which translates to MHILIYSYNYHPEPIGIAPLMTELAEGLVKRGHQVRVITGMPNYPQRQIYDGYQGKLYVTEQKNGVNIQRSYLRIKSKPNLVDRLLLELSFVFTSLPQALKGERPDVILSTVPPLLVCLPATLIGWLYNCPVVLNVQDILPEAAVRVGLIKNKLMILALEALEKFAYRTAHTVSVIADGFVDNLINKGVPANKIACIPNWVNLNFIRPLPKEKNSWRATHQLDGKFVVLYSGNIALTQGLETVIEAASHLRHLKEIVFVIAGESQALERLQKHCFACGADNVLLLPLQPREKLPQMLAATDVGLIVQKRNVISFNMPSKIPLLLASGRPIVASVPATGTAAKAIRESDGGIIVEPESADALAAAVLDLYNQPELAVQLGRRGRKFAVENYSFEQALDRYEELFSDVIAKGATTLDMLPEMSSKESLVDI; encoded by the coding sequence ATGCACATTCTGATTTATTCATATAACTATCATCCAGAACCAATTGGTATTGCACCTTTGATGACTGAACTAGCAGAAGGGCTGGTGAAGCGAGGGCACCAAGTACGGGTAATCACAGGTATGCCTAACTATCCTCAGCGTCAGATTTACGATGGGTATCAGGGTAAGTTATACGTTACTGAACAGAAAAATGGTGTCAATATTCAGCGTAGTTACCTGCGGATTAAGTCTAAACCCAACCTTGTAGATCGGCTACTCCTAGAGTTGAGCTTTGTCTTTACGAGTTTGCCACAAGCGCTCAAGGGCGAACGACCTGATGTAATTCTCTCAACAGTCCCGCCGCTATTAGTTTGCTTACCTGCAACCTTAATAGGTTGGTTATATAACTGCCCAGTAGTGTTGAATGTGCAAGATATCCTCCCAGAAGCTGCCGTGCGTGTTGGGTTAATTAAAAATAAGTTGATGATTCTCGCATTGGAAGCGCTAGAAAAATTTGCCTACCGAACTGCACATACCGTTAGCGTGATTGCCGATGGCTTTGTAGATAATTTAATAAATAAAGGTGTACCTGCTAATAAAATTGCCTGCATTCCCAATTGGGTAAATCTAAATTTTATCCGCCCTTTACCGAAGGAGAAAAATTCTTGGAGAGCTACTCATCAACTCGATGGTAAATTTGTAGTACTTTACTCAGGTAATATTGCTCTGACGCAAGGTTTGGAAACAGTAATAGAAGCAGCATCTCACTTGCGTCATCTAAAAGAAATTGTTTTTGTCATAGCTGGCGAATCCCAAGCTCTGGAAAGGTTGCAAAAACATTGTTTTGCTTGTGGGGCAGATAACGTTTTGCTTTTACCATTGCAACCGCGAGAAAAACTACCACAAATGTTAGCAGCCACAGATGTCGGGTTGATTGTGCAAAAGCGCAATGTGATTTCCTTCAATATGCCCTCTAAAATACCACTGCTGTTAGCCAGTGGTCGCCCAATTGTGGCTTCAGTTCCCGCCACTGGGACTGCTGCCAAAGCTATCCGAGAAAGTGACGGTGGCATTATCGTTGAGCCAGAGTCAGCAGATGCTTTGGCTGCGGCGGTATTGGATTTATATAATCAGCCGGAATTAGCAGTGCAATTAGGGCGTAGAGGAAGAAAGTTTGCGGTAGAAAACTATTCCTTTGAGCAAGCATTAGATCGGTATGAAGAGTTATTTTCTGATGTGATTGCCAAAGGAGCAACAACTTTGGATATGTTGCCCGAAATGAGTTCTAAAGAATCACTTGTTGATATTTGA
- the scyF gene encoding scytonemin biosynthesis PEP-CTERM protein ScyF (ScyF is a conserved protein in biosynthesis systems for the scytonemin, a Trp-derived cyanobacterial natural sunscreen, although it is not absolutely required.) translates to MGLVKNLSIGILGTGFLVLATAAQAKAVTLTFDRSIGEPGFGPGQLFVPQGITVDSQGNTLISNGRGVNPDGTPNYNLGDKIEKFSPSGQYIGAIGSGGTGPGQFDEPTTVDFNPVTGDLYAGDVYNNRINQFDSQGKFIRSFANGEFTGLIPGRIFFGPSGVTFDKAGNVYAGDFNGERILKFTPDGKQIGVIGGKVGTALGETQGVAGIRISPVSGNIFLADQYNNRVQVLDPNGKPLYTFGSAGSGPGQLLQPIGIEVDDQENVYVADSINSRVQVFDKNGKFLTSYGQPALDASGKPVPPPGLTDPPFGNPLDLTPGKFNWTGGTSYKDGKLYVGDFFQGRVQVLNVEGRTQVPESSSILGLALLGFGAATVTLKKRGQQKPVFSLEKELQKQC, encoded by the coding sequence ATGGGTTTAGTCAAAAATTTGTCAATCGGCATTCTCGGTACTGGATTCTTGGTGTTGGCAACAGCAGCCCAAGCCAAGGCTGTAACATTAACTTTCGACAGAAGTATCGGCGAACCAGGCTTCGGCCCTGGGCAACTCTTTGTTCCCCAAGGCATAACGGTGGATAGCCAAGGGAATACCCTTATATCTAACGGACGCGGTGTTAACCCGGATGGTACTCCTAACTACAACCTCGGTGACAAAATTGAAAAATTTAGTCCCAGCGGTCAGTATATTGGAGCAATTGGCTCCGGTGGCACAGGACCCGGACAGTTTGACGAGCCAACAACTGTAGACTTTAATCCCGTAACAGGGGATTTGTATGCAGGTGATGTTTACAACAACCGCATCAATCAATTCGATTCTCAGGGTAAATTTATTAGATCCTTTGCAAATGGAGAATTTACCGGTCTCATACCAGGTAGGATTTTCTTTGGACCATCTGGTGTGACATTTGACAAAGCTGGCAACGTGTACGCTGGTGATTTTAACGGCGAAAGAATCCTGAAATTCACACCTGACGGAAAGCAAATTGGTGTCATTGGTGGCAAGGTGGGCACTGCACTTGGAGAAACTCAAGGTGTAGCAGGTATAAGAATTTCCCCAGTCAGTGGAAATATCTTTCTAGCTGACCAGTATAACAACCGCGTTCAAGTACTCGATCCAAATGGTAAACCTCTGTACACATTTGGTTCAGCAGGTAGCGGACCTGGACAGCTTCTTCAGCCAATTGGCATCGAAGTGGACGACCAAGAGAATGTTTATGTAGCTGATTCTATCAACAGCCGCGTTCAGGTATTTGATAAAAACGGTAAATTCTTGACTTCTTACGGTCAACCAGCCCTAGATGCATCAGGTAAACCAGTCCCGCCTCCAGGATTAACTGACCCCCCATTTGGCAATCCCCTCGACCTCACTCCAGGCAAATTTAACTGGACGGGTGGCACAAGCTACAAAGATGGCAAGCTTTATGTGGGCGATTTCTTCCAAGGTCGCGTCCAAGTGTTAAATGTAGAGGGCAGAACTCAAGTACCTGAATCTAGTTCGATATTGGGTTTAGCATTACTTGGATTTGGGGCTGCTACCGTTACATTGAAGAAACGTGGGCAACAAAAGCCAGTCTTCAGTTTAGAGAAGGAACTGCAAAAACAGTGCTGA
- a CDS encoding ScyD/ScyE family protein — MKLKSFAFTSVTFCFAAICGIPSVQAATLTTVVDGVSNARGVSFGPDGSLYVAEPGIGGNGNCQPSPSTLFQPICAGNTSSLVKVSPNGTTQRLLNNFESLAEQPTGNQGAGIEDVEFDSKGNAYLLTGYAGYPGNRDPETFKLGTQSPIPQNQLGSFPPSTADKVLNSPLLAQLYKVDLKTGALNSIFDFAKNEITKNPDKGDVVTNPYDLTINGDNAYVVDGGGNAAYKIKLDGSKSEAIAIPKNVISNSDLPPGLKLPPGLLEQLPGGKTAIQSVPTGGTIGPDGALYVGEYTGFPYPAGKSRIFRIGDDLKPEVFLDGFTHITDLTFDKKGNLLVLQFSDKSQLGGDITDLPGSLIEVAPNGTRTTLVAAGQGLDSADGITIGPDGKIYITNQGVGKGRGEVVRVDGIVTRVVPEPGSIVGLLALAGVGATAARAKRKRQEKLDEELLAKAETV; from the coding sequence ATGAAACTCAAGTCATTTGCTTTTACATCTGTTACATTTTGTTTTGCTGCTATTTGTGGAATACCATCTGTACAAGCTGCAACGCTAACGACAGTTGTCGATGGAGTCAGTAATGCACGGGGTGTTAGCTTTGGCCCTGACGGCAGTCTCTACGTAGCAGAACCAGGTATTGGAGGAAACGGAAATTGCCAACCATCTCCGAGTACGCTGTTTCAGCCTATCTGTGCTGGTAACACTAGTTCACTCGTCAAAGTTTCACCAAACGGCACCACACAGCGTCTACTTAATAACTTTGAGTCTCTAGCAGAACAACCTACAGGCAATCAAGGGGCCGGTATTGAAGACGTGGAATTCGACTCTAAAGGGAATGCTTATCTTCTGACTGGGTATGCTGGTTATCCAGGAAACCGTGATCCAGAAACATTTAAACTAGGTACTCAATCCCCTATCCCACAAAATCAACTTGGTAGTTTCCCGCCATCAACAGCCGATAAAGTACTGAATAGCCCGCTTTTAGCACAACTGTACAAAGTTGACTTGAAGACTGGAGCTCTCAACAGTATTTTTGACTTTGCCAAGAATGAAATCACCAAAAATCCAGACAAAGGGGATGTAGTTACCAATCCCTATGACCTGACTATTAATGGCGATAATGCTTATGTCGTTGACGGGGGCGGGAACGCTGCTTACAAAATTAAACTTGACGGAAGTAAGTCTGAGGCGATCGCAATTCCTAAAAACGTCATTAGTAACTCCGACTTACCACCAGGATTAAAATTACCTCCTGGGCTATTAGAACAGCTTCCAGGAGGAAAAACAGCAATTCAATCAGTACCCACTGGTGGCACAATTGGTCCCGATGGAGCTTTATACGTTGGTGAATATACGGGTTTTCCTTATCCAGCAGGTAAATCACGGATTTTCCGCATTGGCGATGATCTCAAACCAGAAGTTTTTCTAGATGGGTTTACGCACATCACAGACTTAACCTTTGATAAGAAAGGCAATTTGCTGGTTTTACAGTTCAGCGACAAGTCCCAATTAGGGGGTGACATCACAGATTTACCCGGTTCTCTGATCGAAGTTGCTCCTAATGGCACTCGCACAACACTCGTTGCAGCCGGTCAAGGGCTAGATTCGGCTGATGGAATTACTATTGGCCCTGACGGCAAGATTTATATTACCAATCAGGGTGTCGGCAAAGGACGAGGAGAGGTTGTTCGGGTGGATGGTATTGTTACACGAGTAGTCCCCGAACCTGGTTCAATAGTTGGCTTATTAGCACTTGCTGGTGTAGGCGCAACTGCTGCTCGCGCCAAGCGCAAACGCCAAGAAAAGTTGGATGAAGAGTTGCTAGCCAAAGCAGAGACTGTCTAA
- a CDS encoding ScyD/ScyE family protein yields MKLKPLTITFLTFCVATFSGMKAASAASFSVIADGLYNAGGLSFGPDGNLYVTEAGIGGSGACVPPPSGQGGSLCYGRSGAVTKIENGKTERILTGLPSLALPDGSGGAGPRDIKFDATGKPYVLIGYGANPAFRDRNLGNTDLGKIIAPDFNTNSWTTVADLANYELANNPDGGDVDSNPLGLVIDGNKLVAADAGANDLLSVNTDGRNLQAITAFPQDILTNPIFPPSGTPSNEPAQVPSQGEAVRSQFATQAVPSSVAKGPDGAYYVSQFTGFPFPEGGAKIYRVGADGKPTVYADGFTQLTDLQFDPEGNLYALQYANQSAWKGNFDGSVIKIATDGTRTTLLSGNGLESPSALTIGSDGAVYVTNRGDRPGLGQVLRIENTKSVPEPDSALGVLAIGALGVGLLHKKRATQPLIDRVVALK; encoded by the coding sequence ATGAAACTGAAACCACTTACTATTACTTTTCTCACTTTTTGTGTTGCCACTTTTTCTGGAATGAAAGCTGCCTCAGCTGCATCATTTTCGGTAATCGCCGATGGTCTATATAATGCCGGAGGTCTGAGCTTTGGCCCTGATGGTAATCTCTATGTTACAGAGGCGGGAATAGGGGGAAGTGGAGCTTGTGTTCCACCACCAAGTGGTCAAGGGGGTTCTTTATGTTATGGCAGAAGTGGTGCAGTTACCAAAATTGAGAATGGTAAGACAGAGCGGATACTTACAGGACTCCCTTCCTTAGCATTACCAGATGGTAGTGGAGGGGCTGGTCCTCGTGATATCAAATTTGATGCTACAGGTAAACCTTATGTTCTGATTGGGTATGGGGCTAATCCAGCCTTTCGCGATCGCAATTTAGGTAATACTGACCTCGGTAAAATCATTGCTCCCGATTTTAATACCAATTCCTGGACGACTGTTGCTGATTTAGCTAACTATGAACTCGCCAACAATCCCGATGGTGGTGATGTCGATAGCAATCCTTTGGGTTTGGTAATAGATGGCAATAAATTGGTTGCAGCTGATGCAGGTGCAAATGATTTACTCAGTGTTAACACTGATGGCAGAAATTTGCAAGCAATTACCGCGTTTCCTCAAGACATATTGACTAATCCTATCTTTCCACCCTCTGGCACTCCATCCAATGAACCGGCACAGGTGCCATCTCAAGGTGAAGCGGTGCGATCGCAGTTTGCAACTCAAGCAGTACCCTCAAGTGTGGCAAAAGGCCCTGATGGTGCTTATTATGTCAGCCAATTTACTGGTTTTCCCTTCCCAGAAGGTGGGGCAAAAATCTATCGAGTTGGTGCTGATGGAAAACCAACAGTATATGCCGATGGTTTTACCCAACTCACAGACTTGCAATTTGATCCTGAGGGCAATTTATATGCTTTGCAGTACGCCAATCAGTCAGCCTGGAAGGGTAATTTTGATGGTTCTGTAATCAAAATAGCTACTGATGGGACACGCACAACTCTTCTAAGTGGCAATGGATTAGAGTCACCTAGCGCCCTGACTATTGGTTCTGATGGTGCAGTATACGTCACTAACCGAGGCGATCGCCCAGGACTTGGACAAGTTCTGAGAATTGAAAATACCAAATCTGTCCCTGAACCTGATTCTGCTTTAGGTGTATTAGCGATCGGGGCTTTGGGCGTTGGTTTGTTGCACAAGAAGAGAGCTACCCAACCACTCATAGATAGAGTTGTGGCGCTCAAGTAA
- the scyC gene encoding scytonemin biosynthesis cyclase/decarboxylase ScyC (ScyC, an enzyme in the biosynthesis pathway for the cyanobacterial natural sunscreen scytonemin, performs a cyclization and decarboxylation on the compound ScyA produces.), producing the protein MEKNTFATSAYIATSPENAFDYLCSLKNLDEWTLYSRMKEQIDEDTWLGTASGYHKNLYYHVKKLENPLFYGIEWHCGLEYQKYFQVYPVLLFPTDYIEPGTDQKGVYFHWLSFVDPKRQTQMIMQGIHTVHTSECRSLKGNLERKAGLTAAAKGSHFIDTDTIYVDAPIEIGIEYLKDLQNIDEWAHLLRPNGDINLESGEFKDEYDQKVKVSVRVHSLSKYYLIEQEHFYPDYEYYQRSVALLIPTAYAFADPEASGFILHRITFWKTDGTVSHGKLQIEDFGAESMNIKRLLEAKAGNLKSFDRGMSYLPKVQETLITNY; encoded by the coding sequence GTGGAAAAAAATACCTTTGCAACATCAGCTTACATTGCTACTTCACCAGAGAACGCCTTTGACTACCTTTGTAGTTTAAAGAACTTGGATGAATGGACGCTTTATAGCCGGATGAAAGAGCAAATTGATGAAGATACCTGGCTGGGAACTGCATCTGGTTATCACAAAAATCTCTATTATCACGTTAAAAAACTAGAAAACCCACTTTTCTACGGCATTGAGTGGCACTGCGGGTTAGAGTATCAGAAATATTTTCAGGTTTACCCTGTTTTACTATTTCCTACAGACTACATTGAGCCTGGGACAGATCAAAAAGGTGTGTATTTTCACTGGTTGAGTTTTGTTGATCCAAAACGGCAGACTCAGATGATTATGCAGGGAATTCACACAGTACACACTTCCGAGTGTCGGTCTTTAAAAGGTAATTTGGAACGCAAGGCTGGTCTTACCGCAGCAGCCAAAGGAAGCCACTTTATCGATACTGACACTATCTATGTTGATGCTCCCATTGAAATCGGCATTGAATACTTAAAAGACTTACAAAATATAGATGAGTGGGCGCATCTACTGCGACCAAATGGTGATATTAATCTTGAATCAGGTGAATTCAAGGATGAATATGACCAGAAAGTAAAAGTTTCTGTGCGAGTTCATAGTTTGAGTAAATACTACTTGATCGAACAAGAACACTTTTATCCAGACTACGAATATTATCAGCGTTCTGTAGCGCTACTCATCCCAACCGCCTATGCTTTCGCTGATCCCGAAGCTTCTGGTTTTATCCTACATCGGATCACATTCTGGAAAACAGATGGGACTGTTAGCCACGGCAAACTTCAAATTGAAGATTTTGGCGCTGAGAGCATGAACATCAAACGTTTGCTTGAAGCCAAAGCTGGCAACCTCAAATCATTTGATAGGGGAATGAGTTATCTGCCAAAAGTTCAAGAAACACTAATTACTAATTACTAA
- the scyB gene encoding tryptophan dehydrogenase ScyB, whose protein sequence is MLLFETVREMGHEQVLFCHGKNPEIKAIIAIHDTTLGPAMGATRLLPYINEEAALKDALRLSRGMTYKAACANIPAGGGKAVIIANPQNKTDDLLRAYGRFVNSLNGRFITGQDVNITPDDVRTISQETKYVVGVSEKSGGPAPITSLGVFLGIQAAVESRWQSKRLDGMKVAVQGLGNVGKNLCRHLHEHDVKLFVSDVDPAKAEEVKRLFGATIVEPTEIYALDVDIFAPCALGGILNSHTIPFLQASIIAGAANNQLENEQLHSQMLARKGILYSPDYVINAGGLINVYNEMIGYDEEKAFKQVHNIYDTLLAIFDIAKQQGVTTNDAAKRLAEDRIQGSKRNKIKAIAA, encoded by the coding sequence ATGCTGCTATTTGAAACTGTTAGAGAAATGGGTCACGAACAAGTTCTTTTTTGTCATGGTAAAAATCCAGAAATTAAGGCAATTATTGCTATCCATGACACGACCTTGGGCCCAGCGATGGGAGCGACAAGACTCTTGCCTTATATCAACGAAGAAGCTGCTTTAAAAGATGCGCTTCGTCTGAGTCGTGGTATGACATATAAAGCTGCGTGTGCTAACATTCCGGCTGGTGGCGGAAAAGCAGTCATTATTGCTAATCCTCAAAATAAAACAGATGATCTGTTGAGAGCTTACGGACGTTTTGTTAATAGTCTGAATGGGCGTTTTATTACCGGACAAGATGTCAATATTACCCCTGACGATGTGCGGACAATCAGTCAAGAAACTAAATATGTTGTTGGCGTATCAGAAAAGTCTGGTGGGCCTGCTCCCATAACATCACTTGGAGTTTTTCTAGGAATTCAAGCTGCTGTGGAGTCTCGTTGGCAGAGCAAAAGACTTGATGGCATGAAAGTTGCAGTTCAAGGCTTAGGAAATGTAGGTAAAAATCTCTGCCGACACTTACATGAGCATGATGTCAAGCTTTTTGTTAGCGATGTAGATCCAGCTAAAGCAGAAGAGGTAAAACGACTTTTTGGCGCAACTATTGTAGAACCAACTGAAATTTACGCTCTTGATGTAGATATATTTGCTCCTTGTGCTTTAGGAGGAATTCTTAATAGTCATACAATTCCTTTTTTACAAGCTTCCATTATTGCTGGTGCAGCTAATAATCAATTGGAAAATGAGCAACTACATAGTCAAATGCTTGCCAGAAAAGGGATTCTTTACAGCCCCGATTATGTAATTAATGCTGGAGGGCTAATCAATGTTTACAACGAAATGATTGGTTATGACGAAGAAAAAGCTTTCAAGCAAGTGCATAACATTTATGACACGCTATTAGCAATTTTTGATATTGCTAAACAGCAGGGAGTTACTACCAACGATGCTGCCAAACGATTAGCAGAAGACCGCATTCAGGGCAGTAAGCGAAACAAAATTAAGGCGATCGCAGCTTAA
- the scyA gene encoding scytonemin biosynthesis protein ScyA (ScyA, a thiamin diphosphate-dependent enzyme, performs an acyloin condensation during scytonemin biosythesis. It joins a molecule of indole-3-pyruvate to one of para-hydroxyphenylpyruvic acid.) → MSKNYTGSNSPLITTEPYKEIPSNIYVESVSDISHQLDESENNGGIQPFLPSETAPTLSVADAIAQMLENLGVSYAFGVAGGAMASLWGALSNSTIEVLNFRHEAGAAFAATEAYFANDRPTVVFTTAGPGITNVLTGLFAARGEGAKVILLSACTSAPQRGRWAIQETSTYTLPSGGIFTPGALFNYAITIESAAQLPQIFRKLALALAQPGGFVAHLSIPTAVQTSLVEDIALPQLNVSAFPMTASKEAIAKSVELLSSGPFAIWVGFGARDAADEIRQLAEKTGAAVMCSPRGKGIFPEDHPQFVGVTGLGGHASVLTYMEDQPPLRTLVLGTRLGEPTSFWNSTLVPRGGFVHVDIDPEVPGVAYPHVETFGVRSDIKSFVQELLQQLPDAPHSPMSLPRPEHKAIEPALDVDYPVRPEVLMAAIQKIIVEDSDAVVMAECGNSFTWSTHLLQFAEANRYRVSTGVGAMGHAVTGVLGAAVANNGKAVAIVGDGAMLMNNEISTAVKYKIPAIWIVLNDARYNMCHQGMKILGLKGADATLPPTNFAMIARGMGAEAIVVVRESDIEAALEQAIASTVPFLIDVVIDADRPAPSGGRNKSLAAQGIKSNSAKNLAKQVSFPMI, encoded by the coding sequence ATGAGTAAAAACTATACTGGTTCAAACTCTCCTCTAATCACTACTGAGCCATACAAAGAAATTCCATCAAACATCTATGTAGAGTCTGTGTCTGACATTTCGCATCAGCTTGATGAATCAGAGAATAACGGGGGAATTCAGCCTTTTTTACCCAGCGAAACAGCCCCAACGCTCTCAGTTGCCGATGCGATCGCTCAGATGTTGGAAAATTTGGGAGTAAGCTACGCTTTTGGTGTTGCCGGCGGTGCAATGGCAAGCCTTTGGGGTGCGCTGTCGAATAGCACTATAGAAGTGTTGAACTTCCGCCATGAAGCAGGAGCAGCATTTGCAGCGACCGAAGCATACTTTGCTAACGATCGCCCGACTGTAGTTTTTACCACAGCAGGACCGGGGATCACTAACGTCCTGACTGGATTATTTGCGGCTCGTGGTGAAGGGGCAAAGGTGATTTTGCTGTCGGCTTGCACTTCAGCACCGCAGCGTGGACGCTGGGCAATTCAAGAAACCAGCACTTACACCTTGCCCAGTGGGGGAATTTTTACCCCAGGAGCGCTATTCAACTATGCAATCACTATTGAATCTGCGGCTCAATTACCGCAGATTTTTCGCAAATTGGCTTTGGCTTTAGCGCAACCAGGTGGATTTGTTGCCCATTTGAGCATTCCCACCGCTGTGCAGACAAGTTTAGTTGAGGATATAGCTTTACCCCAACTAAATGTTTCTGCGTTTCCGATGACTGCTTCAAAAGAAGCGATCGCTAAATCTGTAGAGTTATTATCATCAGGCCCCTTTGCCATCTGGGTTGGTTTCGGTGCGCGTGATGCAGCAGACGAAATCCGCCAACTCGCAGAAAAAACTGGAGCAGCCGTCATGTGCTCACCCCGCGGTAAAGGTATCTTCCCCGAAGATCATCCCCAATTTGTGGGTGTTACAGGTTTAGGGGGTCATGCTTCTGTCTTGACTTATATGGAAGATCAACCTCCACTACGCACACTCGTATTAGGAACCCGCCTTGGTGAACCGACTTCCTTCTGGAATTCGACCCTGGTTCCAAGAGGAGGTTTTGTCCATGTAGATATTGACCCAGAAGTGCCAGGAGTGGCGTATCCACACGTTGAAACTTTTGGGGTTCGGTCTGACATCAAATCCTTTGTGCAAGAGTTGTTGCAGCAGTTGCCAGATGCTCCTCATTCCCCAATGTCGCTACCTCGTCCAGAACACAAAGCAATTGAACCTGCTCTAGACGTAGATTATCCAGTGCGGCCAGAAGTATTGATGGCAGCAATTCAAAAGATAATTGTTGAGGATAGTGATGCGGTAGTAATGGCAGAGTGCGGTAACTCCTTTACTTGGTCTACGCATCTACTGCAATTTGCCGAAGCCAATCGTTACCGAGTCAGCACCGGAGTCGGCGCAATGGGTCACGCCGTCACTGGAGTGTTGGGTGCAGCAGTGGCGAACAATGGCAAGGCTGTAGCAATTGTCGGCGATGGAGCAATGCTGATGAATAACGAAATCAGCACAGCTGTGAAATACAAAATTCCCGCAATCTGGATTGTACTCAACGATGCGCGTTACAACATGTGCCATCAAGGGATGAAAATCTTGGGATTAAAGGGCGCAGACGCAACACTTCCACCAACAAACTTTGCCATGATTGCTCGTGGTATGGGAGCAGAAGCGATCGTAGTCGTTAGAGAGTCAGATATCGAAGCCGCATTAGAACAAGCGATCGCTTCAACAGTTCCCTTTCTGATTGATGTAGTGATTGACGCTGATCGACCAGCACCCTCTGGTGGACGTAATAAAAGTTTGGCAGCACAAGGAATTAAATCAAACTCGGCTAAAAATTTAGCCAAGCAAGTTTCATTTCCAATGATTTGA